TGAAGTGCTACTGTAGTTTTTCCAGAACCTGCAGATCCTTGAACTACAAGTGAAATATTTTTTTCAGTTCTTATTATATTATTTTGTTCCTTTTGTATGGTAGCAACTACATCCTTAAGTTTGCTATTTGCACTTTGTTCCAAATTTATTTTTAAAAATTCATCTACCAGGACATTTTCATTTTCATCTGCGGACTGGAGTATTATTTCATTTATTCCTTCATCAAAAGCATCTTTCAATTTTCCATCTTCAATCAAGAATTTTCTCTTTAAATTAAGTTCTCCATTTATTATACCTTGAGGAGATCTATAAAAAGTTTCTCCTGAAACTCCACTATAATAAAGATCTGCTAGAGGAGCTCTCCAGTCAATTACCTTTTCATCTCCCTTTTCCATATCTCCAAGTCCAAATTTACCTATATAGAAAGTCTCTTCTTCTCCCTTGTATTCTCTAAAATCAACTCTTCCAAAATAAGGCTTATTCTTACTTTCCATATATTTTTCAAGATTCTTATGAGTTATATTATATAGCTTTTCTTTTGTTTCTAATTCTTCATTATATTTACCTCTAGATTGTTTTCTAAGTCCATCTATAATTATTTTTAGCTTTTCATCTTCCGAATTTACGTTTTTAATCTGAGCATCTATCCAATTCAAGGTTTCTTCTAAATGTTCTTTTTCATTTTCCATATCCATAACATTTATAGCCATATCTTTTACCTCCCGTATACTATAGAAGTTTATAGTTTTTACAATAAATATACAAGTACAAAAATAAATTTTATATTTAATAACGCTGTATGTCAAGATAAGAAGACCTTACTTCATGCTTTATCCAAAACCTTACTTTATTGATTGTTTAAACAAATAACTGTATAATTTAAATATACTTACTTAGAGGAGGTAATACATTTGGCCGTAAGAGAAATATTGAAGTTTGGTGATAAATTACTTAGAAAAGTCAGCAGGAAAGTGAAAAATATAGATGAAGAAACTTTAGGCATTGTACAAGATTTAAAAGATACTTTATATGCTAGTTCTGGAGTTGGATTATCTGCTCCACAGATAGGTATTCTTAAGAGAATAATATTTATTGATTTGAGAAAAGAAAATGCCAATCCTGTAATCTTAATAAACCCTAAAATAGTAAAAAAAATGGGTAGAAATGAAGGCCCAGAAGGCTGTCTAAGTTATAATGGATATGAGGGTATTGTAGTTAGGCCTAAAAGAGTAATTGTAGTAGGTGAAGATATAAATGGAAATGAAGTTAGATACAATGCAGAAGGACTATTTGCTAGGGCTTTTTGTCATGAAATAGATCATCTAGATGGGATTTTATATACAGATAAGGCAAAGAAAATATACAAAGTAGATGAGTTCTAATTGAACTAACTATATTAGTAAAAAATTTCAAGAAATCTAAATTCTTCTGAAAACTTGTACCCCAAACAGTTCAAAAGGGTGAAATCCGAGATACATATAAAAACCGGTAACTTGATAGTATAAATTTATATCAAGCTATCGGTTGTATAATTTTTCAAGATCATTGTTTAAAATCCATATTAGATTTTTTAAAATCATTTAATTATAGTTTCTCTGTGCAAATCGCATGATTAAGTAACATACCAAATCCAATAAACACCATAACCATACTTACCATAACTGCATATGGTCTCCAAAGCCCCATATCAAAACAAAATCCAGACACCTCACGTATCACCTGTGATGATGCCATAGGAAATGCATTTAATATAAATTGAGAAAATTCCCACGGTACCTTAATGAATAAAGCTATGATGATATAGAAAATATTTATTGCAATTCCTATTGCTCCCGCCAAACTTGTATTTGCTGTTCTGTAGGATATCCACCCCATAACAGTTGTTAAAGCCAGTACTCCTAAAAGTTCACTTATAAGCATCAAAAGCATTCCATCTCCTAATGTAAAATTACCTATAGAAAATAATGCAAATACTTTCAAACTACTTTTCAAAGTCTGAAATCCTGTAAC
The genomic region above belongs to Clostridium sp. AWRP and contains:
- the def gene encoding peptide deformylase produces the protein MAVREILKFGDKLLRKVSRKVKNIDEETLGIVQDLKDTLYASSGVGLSAPQIGILKRIIFIDLRKENANPVILINPKIVKKMGRNEGPEGCLSYNGYEGIVVRPKRVIVVGEDINGNEVRYNAEGLFARAFCHEIDHLDGILYTDKAKKIYKVDEF